In the Clostridia bacterium genome, one interval contains:
- a CDS encoding CDP-alcohol phosphatidyltransferase family protein, with the protein MKKYTASEVRRASKQRDSWWTVLVVDRIAIPLAAWVASYTNIHPTTITLLSIGAGLTSAWYFYSYDGTYFRLAMGAVLYELCFLLDCIDGKLARLTHRGSKLGGVLDAVGDVFIFSLNLWALAFGYRQVGLGRMDTYVIGFWILFLFFFQFHIRVQVFRMPLMAEGGNNQVGPTSTYLTGWAKVLSFLDRHRLSYSPVSFVEMATAALFLGPLSGYVLEGLVACVILGVVAVIFAILSIALQKEF; encoded by the coding sequence ATGAAAAAGTATACTGCCAGTGAAGTTCGTCGCGCGTCCAAGCAACGAGATTCTTGGTGGACGGTACTAGTTGTGGACCGTATCGCTATCCCCCTAGCCGCTTGGGTTGCCAGTTATACTAACATCCATCCTACTACAATTACTTTGCTTTCCATTGGTGCAGGTCTAACTTCGGCTTGGTATTTTTACAGTTATGATGGCACTTACTTCCGTCTCGCCATGGGGGCTGTCTTATATGAGCTATGCTTCCTACTTGATTGTATTGATGGTAAATTAGCCCGCCTAACTCATCGCGGATCCAAGTTGGGTGGTGTCCTTGATGCTGTTGGTGACGTATTCATATTTTCGCTGAACCTATGGGCGCTGGCTTTTGGGTATCGGCAAGTAGGGCTTGGCCGGATGGACACCTATGTGATTGGGTTTTGGATACTATTCCTATTTTTCTTTCAGTTCCACATCAGGGTGCAGGTCTTTCGAATGCCGCTTATGGCCGAAGGGGGAAATAACCAGGTGGGTCCAACCAGTACTTACCTGACAGGGTGGGCCAAGGTACTTAGCTTCTTGGATCGCCACAGGCTATCGTACTCACCGGTGAGCTTTGTTGAGATGGCTACGGCAGCGCTATTTCTGGGGCCATTAAGCGGTTATGTCTTGGAAGGATTGGTGGCTTGTGTTATTTTAGGTGTGGTAGCAGTCATATTCGCCATTCTTTCCATTGCGCTGCAAAAAGAATTTTGA
- a CDS encoding glucose 1-dehydrogenase: MQVDYSLAGRTAIVTGASRGIGRATAIALAEAGANLVLIARNDKLCQEVAETIQGFGQKAMVIGADISVISLLKDIVTKVVREYGHIDILVNNAGTAITKSALELTETEWDKVVDLNLKATFFMSQAVAPEMIKRGKGKIINIASVLGLVGEPQVIPYCASKGGVIQLTRALAAEWARYGIQVNAVAPGYARTAMNEAELENQKVLDHIIRKIPLRRLADVKEIARSVVFLASDAANYITGAVLPVDGGWTAV; the protein is encoded by the coding sequence GTGCAGGTCGATTACAGCCTAGCCGGAAGAACAGCTATAGTTACAGGTGCAAGTCGTGGCATAGGCAGGGCTACAGCCATTGCCTTAGCCGAAGCGGGAGCCAATCTCGTACTAATCGCTCGAAACGATAAACTATGCCAAGAAGTGGCTGAGACTATCCAAGGGTTTGGGCAAAAGGCGATGGTAATCGGTGCTGATATATCTGTGATAAGCCTACTAAAGGATATAGTTACAAAGGTGGTTCGGGAATACGGGCACATTGATATTCTTGTAAATAACGCAGGTACTGCTATTACCAAGAGTGCGCTGGAACTGACGGAAACAGAATGGGACAAGGTGGTAGATCTTAACTTAAAAGCCACTTTCTTCATGAGCCAAGCGGTTGCTCCGGAAATGATCAAACGAGGAAAAGGAAAGATAATCAATATTGCTTCAGTCTTAGGGCTAGTAGGTGAACCTCAAGTTATTCCTTACTGTGCCAGTAAAGGTGGAGTGATCCAGTTGACTAGGGCCTTGGCAGCTGAGTGGGCCCGCTATGGTATCCAGGTAAATGCTGTAGCCCCTGGCTATGCCAGGACTGCTATGAACGAGGCTGAGCTAGAAAATCAAAAGGTTTTAGACCATATTATTCGGAAAATCCCCCTGAGGCGTTTAGCTGATGTCAAGGAGATTGCTCGAAGTGTCGTTTTTCTCGCGTCTGACGCAGCCAACTATATCACTGGAGCCGTGTTGCCGGTGGATGGAGGTTGGACGGCCGTGTAG
- a CDS encoding PaaI family thioesterase: MISDQVARHIGDLSPYWGLLGMEPLEAHGGQARVRLPFRKEITQLYGTVHGGALASLADSTVALAIKSIAPDSEIHSTVEMKINFLAPARDSDIICEARLLKKGKRIMVGWAELKDKNNRLVATATATYIVNSFSP; the protein is encoded by the coding sequence ATGATTAGTGATCAGGTGGCAAGGCATATCGGGGATTTGAGTCCCTATTGGGGGTTGCTGGGGATGGAACCTCTGGAAGCCCACGGGGGGCAAGCCAGAGTCAGACTGCCTTTTCGAAAAGAAATAACTCAGCTATATGGTACTGTACATGGGGGAGCATTGGCGTCTTTAGCGGATTCTACGGTAGCTCTAGCCATCAAGAGTATTGCACCAGACAGTGAAATCCATTCAACGGTTGAAATGAAAATAAACTTCCTGGCTCCAGCTCGAGACAGTGACATAATCTGCGAAGCTAGGCTGCTTAAGAAAGGCAAACGAATCATGGTCGGCTGGGCTGAATTGAAGGACAAGAATAACCGCTTAGTTGCTACAGCCACTGCGACCTACATAGTTAATAGCTTTTCCCCTTAA
- a CDS encoding YtrH family sporulation protein, which translates to METFWQRLILVACVASGVVVGASMAGMLAALLVGRPPLLVMAVVAQEIKVWAIAAAIGGTFSTIEILESGIFQGQFFGLAKQLLIMLASFLGAQLGVWLIKMLAGGPPQA; encoded by the coding sequence GTGGAAACGTTTTGGCAACGGTTAATCTTAGTTGCTTGTGTTGCTTCAGGAGTAGTGGTAGGAGCGTCCATGGCAGGTATGTTGGCGGCACTTCTAGTGGGGCGTCCGCCTTTATTGGTGATGGCAGTAGTAGCCCAGGAGATCAAAGTCTGGGCCATTGCGGCGGCCATTGGCGGCACGTTTAGTACCATAGAGATACTCGAAAGCGGCATCTTTCAAGGGCAATTCTTTGGGTTAGCCAAGCAGCTATTGATCATGCTGGCAAGCTTCCTAGGGGCTCAACTTGGGGTTTGGCTAATCAAAATGCTTGCAGGAGGACCACCGCAAGCGTGA
- a CDS encoding 4Fe-4S binding protein, giving the protein MLDETRCKGCGLCAFFCSRSAIDLSMRTGVFGNPIPVINGNGKCNGCGVCIRMCPDLAILYQLGE; this is encoded by the coding sequence ATGTTGGATGAGACTAGGTGCAAAGGATGTGGTCTATGCGCGTTTTTCTGTTCACGTTCAGCAATTGACCTATCTATGCGGACCGGTGTTTTCGGCAATCCCATCCCAGTGATTAACGGAAATGGTAAATGCAATGGCTGCGGTGTATGTATTCGAATGTGTCCTGACTTAGCTATTCTGTATCAATTAGGAG